One segment of Radiobacillus kanasensis DNA contains the following:
- a CDS encoding PHP domain-containing protein — translation MNIDFHSHVKISKKSTFMPDYFKEMMKEAKDNGLTALAMTEHFNTSRFTDIYDYLEETYTYEHGYYDINGLKLFPGMEVDIKETGHILLIGDRLDILQVREALDAHTEKESFVPFDELMKMTAPYNLLKIGAHPFRESTPLYHLKDEQLNQLDAFDLNGKDLYAQGVQHYQSKMREFSERLSRPVVGGSDTHQFFQYGCVYNEFEEDCQNVDDLKRCIHNRTYNVTVSQDLSLKVRAAIVVKELLKKQLEAKQPLSMR, via the coding sequence ATGAATATAGATTTCCATAGTCATGTGAAAATTTCTAAAAAATCTACCTTCATGCCTGACTATTTTAAAGAAATGATGAAAGAAGCAAAAGATAATGGGCTAACTGCACTCGCTATGACGGAGCACTTTAATACAAGTCGCTTCACAGATATTTATGATTATTTAGAAGAAACCTATACGTATGAACATGGCTATTATGACATTAACGGCCTTAAATTATTTCCCGGGATGGAAGTAGATATTAAAGAAACGGGACACATTCTCCTTATCGGGGATCGATTGGATATATTGCAAGTACGCGAGGCTCTCGATGCTCATACCGAGAAGGAATCCTTTGTACCGTTTGATGAACTAATGAAGATGACAGCCCCTTACAATCTTTTAAAAATCGGTGCACATCCTTTTCGTGAAAGTACACCTCTTTACCATTTAAAAGACGAACAGCTCAACCAACTAGATGCGTTTGATCTAAATGGAAAGGATTTATATGCACAGGGAGTACAACACTACCAAAGCAAGATGAGAGAATTCTCGGAACGACTCTCTCGTCCTGTTGTTGGTGGAAGTGATACACACCAATTTTTCCAATATGGTTGTGTCTACAATGAATTTGAGGAAGATTGCCAAAACGTGGATGACCTTAAGCGTTGCATTCATAATCGCACCTATAATGTTACCGTGTCACAGGATTTGTCTCTTAAAGTGCGAGCAGCCATTGTCGTGAAAGAGCTTTTGAAAAAGCAACTAGAGGCAAAACAGCCTTTATCTATGCGGTAG
- a CDS encoding energy-coupling factor transporter transmembrane component T family protein produces MEYTRKLSDKLSVEQMKIELLHTAYGNGDTFLARLDPRTLFIWYLFFGLAPWFLHNEIILFGLFLFMVWTTISIKVSPLILFILCLGLLGQGGYLLLASWFFGGDGSVILPLLLLTLKLSIISLASITVFCSMDPDKLSNGLLKIGVPGQVSFSIAYGYRMLPSLLEEYHHVFLSFRLRGKAPEKRGFLYIRSILYFVKLAVLSFYPLLLSTSKRARTTVEALETKGSLYGFNHPEVKKIKLAHMKMGKRDYAFLAISTIYVIGVFAMGFLIS; encoded by the coding sequence ATGGAATACACCCGCAAACTATCGGATAAGCTTTCCGTTGAACAGATGAAGATAGAGCTCCTCCATACAGCATATGGAAACGGAGATACGTTTCTAGCAAGGCTAGATCCTAGAACTCTATTTATCTGGTATTTATTTTTCGGTCTCGCACCTTGGTTTCTTCATAACGAGATCATTTTATTCGGTTTGTTCCTGTTCATGGTTTGGACTACGATATCTATCAAAGTAAGTCCGCTTATCCTATTTATCCTTTGTCTCGGCCTACTTGGACAAGGCGGCTATCTATTACTGGCATCGTGGTTTTTCGGTGGGGATGGAAGCGTAATTCTTCCGCTCCTGCTATTAACGTTAAAACTATCTATCATCTCTTTAGCTAGTATTACGGTGTTTTGTTCGATGGACCCAGATAAGCTTAGTAATGGATTACTAAAGATTGGGGTACCAGGGCAGGTTTCTTTTAGCATTGCCTATGGCTATCGAATGCTCCCTAGCTTATTGGAGGAGTATCATCACGTCTTTTTATCCTTTCGGTTAAGAGGAAAAGCGCCAGAAAAACGAGGATTCCTATACATAAGATCCATTCTCTATTTTGTTAAGCTGGCTGTCTTATCCTTTTATCCGCTTCTTTTAAGTACATCAAAAAGAGCTCGAACAACGGTGGAAGCCCTCGAAACCAAAGGAAGTCTTTATGGGTTTAATCATCCCGAAGTAAAAAAGATTAAACTCGCTCATATGAAGATGGGAAAAAGGGATTATGCCTTTCTAGCAATATCCACAATATATGTAATTGGCGTATTTGCAATGGGATTCTTAATAAGCTAA
- a CDS encoding ABC transporter ATP-binding protein yields the protein MIEQLVIENVSFQYPGGEKPVLRNVSLTIDKGDFIAIMGSNGSGKSTLCKLFNGLIPQYYVGDFFGTVTVNDLLTTEHKVAELSQNVGYVYQDFENQLVSPRVLDDASFAPLNYGHPDYKQKGKQALNLVGLHSHDEEFIWQLSGGQKHLLALAGVLSLDPDVLIIDEPVAQLDPAHAEETYRILKMLNEEYGKTIIVIEHHTEFIADYCKHIVLMEDGQVIWKKETADGLREVEQLMARQIYPPQVTQAAYSIDPLNKEQLPIHLEEAIPYFSERTAVTSLPSIPLSQPRKSIIQMENVSFSYKTINRSRKTVLKDLNLNIHKGDLIALVGNNGAGKSSLMRLITGLAKPETGQVLVKNLDTRKQSPEQLADLVTYIYQNPEEMFIEDSVRKDVEFFLKSRKISGYQNIVDRILEAYDLTHLQDRDSRLMSGGQQRRASLAIGVAMNPSVILLDEPTANLDIATRKHITRLIGSLKEQVESVVIATHDMQLVAEWANRIIVLHEGEIIHDGDRESVFQNQALLDLAGLRAPQILQLSKHLNLSPLAYTVDDFVKVMQGKESSHGIHPQTIG from the coding sequence ATGATCGAACAGCTTGTGATTGAGAATGTCTCCTTTCAATATCCCGGAGGAGAAAAGCCTGTATTGCGAAATGTCTCTCTTACGATTGATAAGGGAGACTTTATCGCCATCATGGGAAGCAATGGGAGTGGAAAGTCTACGCTATGCAAGCTTTTTAATGGATTAATTCCACAATACTATGTAGGGGATTTCTTTGGAACAGTCACAGTCAATGACTTACTAACAACGGAACACAAAGTAGCAGAACTATCCCAAAACGTTGGCTACGTCTATCAAGACTTTGAAAACCAACTTGTCAGTCCTCGTGTGCTTGATGACGCAAGCTTTGCCCCCTTAAATTATGGGCATCCCGACTACAAACAAAAAGGCAAACAAGCATTAAACTTAGTTGGACTTCACAGTCATGATGAGGAATTTATCTGGCAATTAAGTGGCGGGCAAAAGCATTTGCTCGCCCTTGCCGGTGTTTTATCCTTGGATCCAGATGTCCTTATTATCGATGAGCCCGTTGCGCAACTGGATCCAGCTCATGCGGAAGAGACTTATCGTATCTTAAAAATGCTCAACGAAGAGTATGGAAAAACAATTATTGTCATCGAACATCATACAGAATTTATCGCCGATTATTGTAAGCATATTGTGTTAATGGAGGATGGCCAGGTCATATGGAAGAAGGAAACGGCGGATGGATTGAGAGAGGTTGAGCAATTAATGGCTCGACAAATCTATCCTCCCCAAGTGACACAAGCAGCCTATTCGATAGATCCATTGAATAAGGAGCAGTTGCCTATTCATCTAGAAGAGGCTATCCCTTATTTCTCGGAAAGGACTGCAGTGACATCTTTGCCTTCGATACCTTTATCCCAACCAAGAAAATCTATTATCCAAATGGAGAATGTAAGCTTTTCTTATAAAACGATAAATCGATCAAGAAAAACAGTTCTAAAAGATTTGAACCTAAACATCCATAAAGGGGATCTTATTGCACTAGTTGGCAATAACGGGGCAGGGAAATCATCTCTCATGCGTCTCATTACCGGTCTTGCCAAGCCGGAAACCGGGCAAGTGTTGGTCAAGAATCTGGATACAAGAAAACAAAGTCCGGAGCAATTGGCAGACCTTGTAACCTACATTTATCAGAACCCAGAGGAAATGTTTATTGAAGATTCCGTACGAAAAGATGTGGAGTTTTTCTTGAAGTCTCGAAAAATTTCAGGTTATCAAAACATAGTGGATCGAATTCTAGAAGCCTATGATTTAACCCATTTACAAGACAGAGACAGTCGGTTGATGAGTGGCGGGCAACAGCGCAGGGCATCACTAGCGATTGGAGTCGCAATGAATCCATCCGTTATTTTGCTTGATGAACCAACCGCGAACTTGGACATTGCAACGAGAAAACATATTACGAGATTAATTGGATCCCTAAAAGAACAAGTAGAATCTGTCGTTATCGCCACGCATGACATGCAATTAGTAGCAGAGTGGGCGAATCGTATCATCGTTCTCCATGAAGGGGAAATCATCCACGACGGCGACCGGGAATCCGTTTTTCAAAACCAAGCATTACTAGATTTGGCTGGTTTAAGAGCACCGCAGATTTTACAGCTTAGTAAACATTTAAACCTGTCCCCTCTCGCATACACCGTTGATGATTTCGTTAAAGTGATGCAGGGAAAGGAGTCGTCACATGGAATACACCCGCAAACTATCGGATAA
- a CDS encoding cell division protein FtsQ encodes MNELKERYVLTQSQKMMVFILSMSLYGLSNMITELVPAFHLGPVEFSIEYFAFIPLTLCILFHPLYAAIGAALGEVIFGEIMLGQFGGFGELEKFIGFSLAMFIAGSLVSNPRNKRQVATAAILGVAIHQFISCTVDIAKVWIGVEELETVPGLAESVVVIEGFAFFNDILFSGILFALLPTLYLVPRLYGKIEPLLGMKPRDNTIKYSTKEVLAPRLIIIAVLLACSAFLFEYLSETDFNLEWEADFLEMFGDWFIWVSIGAAALVAAITIIIMLRVKQNNSDNDEDQRIPS; translated from the coding sequence TTGAACGAATTAAAAGAGAGATATGTTTTAACACAATCTCAAAAGATGATGGTATTTATTTTGTCGATGTCTTTATACGGATTATCTAACATGATTACCGAACTTGTTCCCGCATTTCATCTTGGACCTGTAGAGTTTTCCATCGAGTATTTTGCATTTATCCCTTTAACCCTTTGTATCTTATTCCATCCACTGTATGCGGCGATTGGTGCTGCGCTAGGGGAAGTCATCTTTGGCGAAATCATGCTCGGTCAGTTCGGCGGCTTTGGTGAACTGGAGAAATTCATTGGTTTTTCCTTAGCCATGTTTATTGCCGGGTCCCTGGTTAGCAATCCGCGAAATAAGAGGCAAGTGGCAACTGCCGCTATTCTCGGCGTCGCGATTCACCAATTCATTAGCTGTACAGTAGACATCGCTAAAGTCTGGATAGGAGTCGAGGAATTAGAAACCGTACCTGGATTAGCGGAAAGCGTCGTTGTTATAGAAGGATTTGCCTTCTTTAACGATATTTTATTTTCCGGTATTCTCTTTGCTTTACTTCCAACTTTATACTTAGTACCTCGCCTTTATGGAAAAATTGAGCCATTACTTGGCATGAAGCCACGTGACAACACGATTAAATACTCCACGAAAGAAGTGCTTGCCCCAAGATTAATCATCATCGCTGTTCTCTTAGCATGCAGTGCCTTCCTTTTTGAATACTTATCGGAAACGGATTTCAACCTAGAGTGGGAAGCAGATTTCCTTGAAATGTTCGGAGACTGGTTTATATGGGTTAGCATCGGTGCTGCGGCTTTGGTTGCGGCAATTACGATCATCATCATGCTGCGAGTGAAACAAAACAATTCCGATAACGATGAAGATCAGAGGATCCCGTCATGA
- a CDS encoding MurR/RpiR family transcriptional regulator: MLHVKWDTTLLSPSQYQIADYIQKHTQQVLLSTEQDIADAVQVSIASVSRFWKVVGYQNFKDFKQKMRAQLEVSPAGKMESIMGRGEGEELQHHILDLSVTHLYKTMQQFSSQSFRQAVNFLTESKRVRIYCPGPSEGLGSLLQYRLGRFGLDIRVMEKSGSELFEELIHLEKEAVVVLFGFVRLLPEARVILDYAKRIGYKTIIITDQLIAEFSTQANCVLFASRGEIREFHSMVAPTFLIENLIIAVGMENKEKNLKSLEMLSEVRKRYGKELPR, translated from the coding sequence ATGTTACATGTGAAATGGGATACCACGCTATTGTCTCCGAGTCAATATCAAATCGCCGACTACATCCAAAAGCATACTCAACAAGTGCTACTATCAACCGAGCAGGATATCGCAGATGCGGTTCAAGTCAGTATTGCATCAGTATCAAGATTTTGGAAGGTGGTTGGTTATCAAAACTTCAAAGACTTTAAACAAAAGATGCGTGCCCAATTAGAAGTCTCACCGGCTGGGAAAATGGAAAGTATTATGGGCAGGGGAGAAGGAGAAGAGTTACAACACCACATCCTGGATTTATCAGTTACACATCTATATAAGACGATGCAACAGTTTTCTAGTCAATCGTTCCGCCAAGCGGTCAACTTTTTGACCGAAAGTAAGAGGGTGAGAATCTATTGTCCCGGTCCATCAGAAGGACTAGGTTCCCTGCTTCAGTATCGGTTAGGGAGATTTGGTCTTGATATTCGGGTGATGGAGAAGAGTGGAAGTGAATTATTCGAAGAGCTCATTCATTTGGAAAAAGAAGCGGTCGTGGTGCTATTTGGATTCGTGCGCTTGCTTCCGGAGGCGCGAGTTATTTTGGATTACGCAAAAAGGATCGGATACAAAACCATCATTATTACCGATCAGCTTATTGCGGAGTTTTCTACACAGGCTAACTGTGTGTTGTTTGCAAGTCGAGGGGAAATAAGAGAGTTTCACTCCATGGTCGCGCCCACTTTTCTTATTGAAAACTTGATTATTGCAGTTGGAATGGAAAATAAAGAAAAGAACTTGAAAAGCTTAGAGATGTTAAGTGAGGTTAGAAAGCGATATGGGAAAGAGTTGCCTCGTTAG
- a CDS encoding RDD family protein, whose protein sequence is MNASFLLRFKAFMIDYILILFYLVVLFIFTVFLFPSLQGFFNGSLIVAQFTGFLLVTFPISLYFIISDSNIGKQSFGKRKTGIRVVGKNGEALSMMHVTIRTILKILPWELSHFLVYRFIYLFI, encoded by the coding sequence ATGAATGCTTCATTTTTACTCCGCTTTAAAGCTTTCATGATTGATTACATCCTTATTCTCTTTTATTTAGTCGTACTCTTTATCTTCACCGTATTTCTATTTCCATCCTTACAGGGATTCTTCAATGGCTCCCTAATAGTAGCTCAGTTTACTGGTTTCTTATTGGTGACTTTTCCTATTTCACTATATTTTATCATTAGCGATTCGAACATTGGTAAACAGTCCTTTGGAAAAAGGAAAACCGGAATACGAGTGGTTGGAAAAAACGGAGAAGCATTATCCATGATGCATGTAACTATTCGAACCATACTAAAGATATTACCTTGGGAGTTGTCACATTTCCTTGTTTATCGATTTATTTATTTATTTATTTAG
- a CDS encoding HAD family hydrolase — protein sequence MLFDLDDTLLDRNHAVDNMFLIILEKCYENVKHSTKSKMLQKFKEHDNTSYGYSDKTKVLESFFDEYPPKYRLPRSYIQDFWNNHFPHCFSINQNTIDTVNAIKRQVKVAIITNGSTQRQKAKIMNTNLNSCFDTILISEEVGFSKPDKRIFELALNKLNVQLEDALFVGDDIEKDIGGCQNADMKGIWFNPYMNKNDTDIKPYAEIHSFDRLLSYLT from the coding sequence ATGCTATTTGATTTAGATGATACCTTACTCGATAGGAATCATGCAGTAGATAACATGTTTTTAATAATTTTAGAAAAGTGTTATGAGAATGTTAAACACTCTACAAAAAGTAAAATGTTGCAAAAGTTTAAAGAACACGATAATACAAGCTATGGCTACAGTGATAAAACAAAAGTTTTGGAATCTTTTTTTGATGAATATCCACCAAAATATAGGTTGCCACGCAGTTACATTCAAGATTTTTGGAATAATCATTTTCCTCACTGTTTTTCTATAAACCAAAATACCATAGACACCGTGAATGCTATAAAGAGGCAAGTTAAAGTCGCAATTATAACAAACGGCTCCACTCAGAGACAAAAAGCTAAAATAATGAACACAAATTTAAATAGTTGTTTTGATACAATACTTATTTCTGAAGAAGTGGGTTTTAGTAAACCTGACAAACGTATATTTGAATTAGCATTAAATAAGCTTAATGTGCAACTGGAAGACGCATTATTCGTTGGAGATGACATAGAAAAGGATATTGGTGGTTGTCAAAATGCAGATATGAAGGGCATATGGTTTAATCCTTATATGAATAAGAATGATACCGATATAAAACCATATGCCGAGATCCATTCTTTTGATAGATTGCTAAGCTATTTAACTTAA